A portion of the Lolium rigidum isolate FL_2022 chromosome 1, APGP_CSIRO_Lrig_0.1, whole genome shotgun sequence genome contains these proteins:
- the LOC124685061 gene encoding ABC transporter C family member 10-like encodes MGSLTSSWMTSLCGSPICSNQDVASCAFEEIFDSSTCMNHLVVIGIASLFVVVLVLHLLVKIPKSRASARQLARLRSPLHLSAAVLNGSLGMVYLGLGLWMLGNNFNQDASAYLPHWWLVTLSQGLCLVLASWTFSIKPRFLGSAFIQVCSLLLTVFATFICCSSVVDIVADKTITIKACLDLLSLPSAFLLLLYGFWCTHDGEAYVGTGNGLHKPLNTDTDPEVADSECQVTPFAKAGFLSEMSFWWLNPLMKVGYVKPLEDKDVPHLGTNDQAQNQYLKFMEKLNSKKQSQSQSQATPSIFWTIVSCHKRAIVVSGFFALLKVLTLSTGPVLLKAFINVLLGKGTFKYEGYVLAAIMFICKCCESLSQRQWYFRTRRLGLQVRSLLSASIYKKQQRLSNAAKMKHSSGEIMNYVTVDAYRIGEFPYWFHQTWTTSVQLCIALAILYNAIGAAMVSPLIVIVITVLCNAPLAKLQHKFQSKLMEAQDVRLKAMSESLVHMKVLKLYAWEGHFKKVIEGLREIEYKWLLAFQLRRAYNSFLFWSSPVLVSAATFITCYFLKIALDASNVFTFVATLRLLQDPVRSIPDVIAIVIQAKVAFTRISKFLDAPELNGQVRKKYYVGIDYSIAMNSCCFSWDENPSKETLKNINLVVKGGEKVAICGQVGSGKSTLLAAILGEIPKTEGTIQVCGKIAYICQNAWIQTGTVQDNILFGSSMERQRYQDTLARCSLVKDLEMLPYGDCTQIGERGVNLSGGQKQRVQLARALYRNADIYLLDDPFSAVDAHTATSLFNEYVMSALSDKTVLLVTHQVDFLPVFDSILLMSDGEVIKSAPYQDLLEDCEEFKEFVTAHKDTIGVSDLKSNIPSQRTKEISVKETDDIHGGRYMESLKPSLVDQLIKKEERETGDAGAKPYMSYLRQNKGFLYVSFCFISHIIFLAGQISQNSWMAANVQNPHVSMLKLISVYIIIGVCTMFFLLLRSLSVVVLGIETSRSLFSQLLNSLFRAPMSFFDSTPLGRVLSRVSSDLSIVDLNVPFAFMFTLNASLNAYSNLGVLAVVTWEVLFVSVPMIVFAIRLQRYYLASAKELMRINGTTKSALANHLGESISGAITIRAFEEEDRFFVKNLDLVDKNASPYFYNFAAIEWLIQRLEIMSAAVLFVSAFVMVVLPQGTFSPGFVGMALSYGLSLNMSFVFCIQNQCNLANHIISVERVNQYMDIQSEAAEVVIENRPAPDWPQDGNVELTDLKIRYRKNTPLVLHGITCRFEGGDKIGIVGRTGSGKTTLIGALFRLVEPAEGRIIIDSVDISIVGLHDLRSRLGIIPQDPTLFQGTVRYNIDPLGRFSDQEIWEVLEKCQLLEAVQEKEQGLDSHVVEDGSNWSMGQRQLFCLGRVLLRRCRILVLDEATASIDNATDAVIQKTIRTEFKHCTVITVAHRIPTVMDCDMVLAMSDGRAVEYDKPTKLMEAGGSLFRELVKEYWSYTSNKNI; translated from the exons ATGGGTTCCCTCACTA GTTCTTGGATGACGAGCTTGTGTGGGAGCCCAATttgctccaaccaagatgtcGCCTCATGTGCATTCGAGGAAATATTCGACTCCTCTACCTGCATGAATCATCTAGTGGTGATTGGCATCGCATCACTGTTCGTAGTCGTCCTAGTACTCCACTTGCTTGTCAAAATTCCTAAGAGTAGAGCATCTGCGCGGCAGCTTGCCAGGTTGAGGTCACCACTACATTTGTCTGCTGCGGTGTTAAATGGCAGCTTGGGTATGGTTTATCTTGGCCTAGGGCTGTGGATGCTGGGGAATAACTTCAATCAAGATGCTTCTGCTTACCTGCCACATTGGTGGCTCGTAACTTTATCTCAAGGACTGTGTTTGGTACTTGCCAGCTGGACTTTCAGCATAAAGCCTCGCTTTCTAGGATCTGCATTTATTCAAGTTTGTTCGCTCTTGCTGACCGTCTTCGCAACATTCATCTGTTGTTCTTCAGTTGTTGACATTGTTGCAGACAAGACGATCACCATCAAGGCTTGTTTAGATCTTTTGTCCCTACCATCTGCATTTCTCCTCCTCCTTTATGGCTTTTGGTGCACCCATGATGGAGAAGCTTATGTGGGAACGGGAAATGGTTTGCACAAGCCCCTGAATACCGACACAGACCCTGAGGTAGCTGATTCCGAGTGTCAGGTTACTCCCTTTGCTAAAGCTGGTTTTTTAAGTGAGATGTCATTTTGGTGGTTGAATCCTTTAATGAAGGTGGGATATGTGAAGCCTCTTGAGGACAAGGACGTTCCACATTTGGGCACCAACGATCAAGCACAGAACCAGTACTTGAAGTTTATGGAGAAGCTGAACAGCAAGAAGCAGTCACAGTCACAGTCACAAGCCACACCATCGATCTTCTGGACCATTGTTTCTTGTCACAAGCGCGCAATCGTGGTCTCAGGATTCTTTGCTTTGCTCAAGGTTCTCACATTATCTACAGGCCCAGTACTTCTCAAGGCATTCATCAATGTACTGCTTGGGAAAGGAACCTTTAAATATGAAGGGTATGTGCTTGCTGCGATAATGTTCATTTGTAAATGTTGTGAATCACTGTCACAGAGACAGTGGTATTTCCGTACACGGAGATTAGGACTGCAGGTGAGGTCATTACTGTCAGCATCTATTTATAAGAAGCAACAGAGGCTATCGAACGCAGCAAAAATGAAGCACTCTTCTGGAGAAATTATGAACTATGTGACCGTTGATGCCTACCGGATCGGAGAATTTCCATACTGGTTCCACCAAACATGGACAACAAGTGTTCAACTTTGCATTGCTCTGGCAATTCTGTACAATGCGATTGGTGCTGCAATGGTTTCACCATTGATTGTCATCGTTATCACCGTACTCTGCAATGCTCCGTTGGCCAAACTGCAACACAAATTTCAGAGTAAACTTATGGAAGCACAAGATGTGAGATTAAAGGCCATGTCTGAGTCATTAGTTCATATGAAAGTTTTGAAACTTTATGCATGGGAAGGTCATTTCAAGAAGGTCATCGAAGGGTTGAGGGAGATTGAGTACAAGTGGTTGTTAGCATTCCAACTTAGGAGGGCATACAACAGTTTCCTCTTCTGGTCATCACCTGTTTTGGTTTCTGCGGCAACCTTTATAACATGTTATTTTCTTAAAATCGCACTTGATGCGAGCAATGTCTTCACCTTCGTGGCAACTCTACGCCTGTTGCAAGACCCGGTTAGGTCAATACCAGATGTTATTGCTATTGTGATACAAGCTAAGGTTGCGTTCACTCGGATATCAAAGTTTCTTGATGCACCTGAGCTGAATGGGCAAGTAAGGAAGAAATACTATGTTGGTATTGATTACTCTATAGCGATGAATTCGTGCTGTTTCTCGTGGGATGAAAATCCATCAAAAGAAACTCtaaagaatataaatttggtagtCAAAGGTGGAGAAAAGGTTGCAATCTGTGGACAGGTAGGATCAGGAAAGTCAACACTTTTGGCTGCTATACTCGGAGAAATCCCAAAAACTGAAGGCACG ATTCAAGTCTGTGGGAAAATAGCATATATTTGTCAGAATGCATGGATCCAGACAGGAACTGTGCAAGACAATATTCTCTTTGGATCTTCGATGGAGAGACAAAGGTACCAAGACACACTCGCGAGGTGCTCGCTGGTTAAGGACCTTGAAATGTTGCCATATGGAGATTGTACTCAAATTGGGGAGAGAGGAGTAAATCTTAGTGGTGGTCAAAAGCAGCGCGTCCAGCTTGCTCGTGCACTATACCGAAATGCAGACATCTATCTTCTTGATGACCCTTTCAGTGCTGTTGATGCCCATACAGCAACAAGTCTCTTCAAT GAATATGTCATGAGTGCTCTATCAGACAAGACTGTCCTTTTGGTGACCCACCAAGTTGATTTTTTACCCGTATTTGACTCCATTTTG TTAATGTCAGATGGAGAGGTTATAAAGTCTGCACCTTATCAAGATCtattggaagattgtgaagaattTAAGGAATTTGTAACTGCCCATAAAGATACAATTGGTGTTTCAGATCTTAAAAGCAATATCCCCTCTCAAAGAACTAAGGAAATATCAGTAAAGGAGACCGATGATATTCATGGAGGCAGATATATGGAGTCTTTAAAGCCATCACTAGTAGATCAACTGATCAAGAAAGAGGAAAGAGAAACAGGGGATGCAGGTGCTAAGCCTTATATGAGTTACCTGCGCCAGAACAAAGGCTTTCTATATGTTTCCTTTTGTTTTATTTCCCACATTATTTTCCTAGCTGGACAAATATCGCAGAATTCATGGATGGCTGCTAATGTCCAAAATCCTCATGTTAGTATGCTGAAGTTAATTTCAGTGTACATCATTATCGGAGTTTGCACAATGTTCTTCTTGCTATTAAGATCTTTATCAGTCGTTGTTCTTGGGATAGAGACATCAAGATCCTTGTTTTCCCAGTTGCTCAATTCGTTGTTCCGTGCACCAATGTCCTTTTTTGATTCTACTCCTTTAGGAAGGGTTCTTAGCCGG GTCTCTTCAGATTTGAGTATTGTTGACCTCAATGTTCCATTTGCCTTCATGTTTACCCTGAATGCCAGCTTAAATGCATATAGCAATCTAGGGGTATTGGCTGTTGTTACATGGGAAGTTCTGTTTGTATCCGTGCCTATGATAGTTTTTGCAATTAGGCTGCAG AGGTACTATCTAGCCTCGGCTAAGGAATTGATGCGGATCAATGGCACTACGAAGTCTGCTCTAGCAAATCACTTGGGTGAATCTATTTCAGGGGCTATAACAATAAGGGCCTTCGAAGAAGAAGATCGTTTCTTTGTTAAAAATTTGGATCTTGTGGACAAGAATGCCAGTCCATATTTCTACAATTTTGCAGCAATTGAATGGTTGATTCAACGCCTGGAAATAATGAGTGCTGCAGTTCTTTTTGTTTCTGCCTTTGTCATGGTTGTTCTTCCTCAAGGAACTTTTAGCCCTG GTTTTGTGGGAATGGCATTGTCCTATGGTCTTTCCCTAAATATGTCATTTGTTTTCTGTATTCAAAACCAATGTAACCTTGCAAATCACATAATCTCGGTGGAACGGGTGAACCAGTACATGGACATACAAAGTGAAGCAGCAGAAGTTGTTATAGAAAATCGACCGGCACCAGATTGGCCCCAAGATGGCAATGTGGAGCTTACAGATTTGAAG ATTAGGTACAGGAAAAATACTCCCCTTGTACTACATGGAATCACTTGCAGGTTTGAAGGTGGAGACAAGATTGGTATAGTTGGCCGAACAGGAAGTGGAAAGACAACGTTAATTGGTGCATTGTTTCGTCTTGTTGAACCTGCTGAAGGGAGAATTATTATAGACTCTGTGGACATCAGCATCGTAGGCTTGCATGACCTACGTTCGCGTTTGGGTATCATTCCACAAGATCCAACACTTTTTCAGGGTACAGTAAGATACAACATAGACCCCCTTGGGAGATTCTCAGATCAAGAAATATGGGAG GTTCTTGAAAAATGTCAACTTCTGGAAGCTGTCCAGGAGAAGGAACAGGGATTGGACTCGCATG TTGTGGAAGATGGGTCTAACTGGAGCATGGGCCAAAGGCAGCTCTTCTGCCTGGGACGTGTACTTTTGAGAAGGTGCCGTATCTTAGTTCTTGATGAAGCTACAGCCTCTATAGACAATGCAACAGATGCTGTCATTCAGAAAACGATCAGGACAGAATTCAAACATTGCACAGTTATTACAGTTGCCCACCGCATACCAACAGTAATGGACTGTGATATGGTACTTGCAATGAGCGATG GGAGAGCAGTGGAGTATGACAAGCCTACGAAGCTTATGGAAGCTGGAGGATCTCTGTTCCGCGAGCTGGTCAAGGAGTATTGGTCATACACATCGAACAAAAATATTTAG